One Dendropsophus ebraccatus isolate aDenEbr1 unplaced genomic scaffold, aDenEbr1.pat pat_scaffold_417_ctg1, whole genome shotgun sequence genomic window carries:
- the LOC138775947 gene encoding E3 ubiquitin-protein ligase RNF26-like produces the protein MQAILLLLSGLGWTLDLLLLVLDLNYWLVSSILTFLFWTIHFILNLPGTITLGLLRCWENTLVSLALLGETCGNLALASVHAVGDGVRGLLSGLDSLQLLWNLMCHVLLRSKEMMQRGILNIALSGQNFQRQVWEALGIASSLVAYIVNSLVNVCLIGVQNLFSAALGLWLTLLNLFFVGKDVIAALLSQISSSAVAVVILFWTPFQLAVDLLVSCSTGIGVILFRHLYEVVLLLFLVWVSRVILRPSPALRSFQERLRRVGHFIQILIHHLLNTEFWRRAAARCLQLVRMYRAAWDRDQNLARTRAQGAPARVARAAGATRVHNPPPAQVQHAPARNTLPERPQVPQRAPPVPPAYASTSHETEAGAEDPWKLLKQQEESKKCVICQDENKTVLLLPCRHLCLCAQCTEILLQQPILQRNCPLCRKMILQTLTVYM, from the coding sequence ATGCAGGCCATTCTGCTGCTCCTGAGTGGCCTGGGCTGGACCCTGGACCTGCTGCTCCTGGTTCTGGACCTGAATTACTGGCTTGTTTCCTCCATTCTCACATTTCTCTTCTGGACCATTCATTTCATTCTCAATTTGCCAGGAACCATAACCCTTGGCCTGCTACGCTGCTGGGAGAATACCCTAGTGTCGCTGGCCCTGCTGGGAGAGACCTGCGGTAACCTGGCGCTGGCCTCTGTGCACGCGGTGGGCGATGGCGTGCGGGGGCTGCTGTCAGGACTGGACAGTTTGCAGCTGCTATGGAACCTGATGTGCCACGTGTTGCTGCGGAGTAAGGAGATGATGCAGCGCGGCATTCTCAACATTGCGCTGTCTGGACAGAATTTCCAGCGCCAGGTCTGGGAGGCCCTGGGTATAGCAAGCAGCCTGGTGGCCTACATTGTGAATAGCCTGGTGAACGTGTGTCTGATCGGTGTGCAGAACCTCTTTTCCGCAGCCTTGGGCCTCTGGTTAACTTTACTAAACTTATTTTTTGTGGGGAAAGATGTTATTGCAGCACTGCTGTCCCAGATCTCCAGCTCCGCCGTGGCTGTGGTCATCCTATTCTGGACGCCATTCCAGTTAGCTGTGGACTTGCTGGTATCCTGCAGTACGGGGATAGGAGTAATCCTCTTCAGACACCTTTATGAAGTGGTCCTGTTGCTGTTCTTGGTTTGGGTTTCCCGTGTGATCCTTAGGCCCTCGCCTGCATTACGTTCATTCCAAGAAAGACTGCGCAGGGTCGGCCACTTTATCCAAATACTAATACATCACCTGCTTAATACAGAGTTCTGGAGGAGGGCTGCGGCCAGGTGTCTACAGCTTGTCAGAATGTACCGAGCTGCATGGGACCGAGACCAGAACCTAGCGAGGACTAGAGCACAGGGTGCACCAGCAAGAGTGGCCAGGGCTGCAGGAGCTACCCGTGTGCACAATCCACCACCTGCCCAGGTACAACACGCCCCAGCTCGGAATACACTGCCTGAACGGCCTCAAGTTCCACAAAGGGCGCCGCCTGTGCCCCCGGCCTATGCATCAACCTCTCATGAGACGGAGGCAGGCGCTGAGGATCCCTGGAAGCTTTTAAAGCAGCAGGAAGAGAGTAAGAAATGTGTCATCTGCCAAGATGAAAATAAAACTGTCCTCTTGCTGCcatgccgccacctctgtctgtgcgcACAGTGCACTGAGATCCTTCTGCAGCAGCCAATACTTCAGCGGAACTGTCCACTTTGTCGGAAAATGATACTGCAAACGCTCACTGTTTACATGTAA